One Pectinophora gossypiella chromosome 25, ilPecGoss1.1, whole genome shotgun sequence DNA window includes the following coding sequences:
- the LOC126378194 gene encoding uncharacterized protein LOC126378194, which yields MLFIFSVFLNSCMMVLGNFENITLNDFRWVNEPSEWSLRDNALEVTTDNNTDFWQKTYYDFHRNTGHIFGVEIVDDFTFTACIEANFTTLYDQAGLMIYVDEKHWLKAGIEYNDGLPMIGSVNTNEVSDWGTGVFTGNPRKFYLRLSKVDKVVCVKYSTDNVTWTLLCLAPFAKADKYIVGPMTCTPQREGLKVKFSDIKITEPADDILHAN from the exons atgttatttattttttcggtatTTCTTAATAGTTGCATGATGGTCTTAGGAAACTTCGAAAACATCACCTTAAACGATTTTAGATGGGTAAATGAACCATCTGAATGGAGTTTGAGGGATAATGCACTCGAAGTCACAACGGATAACAATACAGATTTTTGGCAAAAAACTTATTATGATTTCCATCGTAATACTGGGCATATTTTCGGAGTTGAGATCGTAGATGACTTCACATTTACT GCATGTATCGAAGCGAATTTCACAACGCTTTATGATCAGGCTGGTCTTATGATATATGTTGATGAGAAGCACTGGCTGAAGGCTGGTATTGAGTACAACGATGGACTACCGATGATCGGGAGCGTAAATACTAACGAAGTTTCTGACTGGGGCACAG GAGTCTTCACCGGAAACCCTCGGAAATTCTACCTTCGTCTTTCGAAAGTGGACAAAGTTGTTTGTGTCAAGTACTCTACGGACAATGTAACTTGGACGTTGCTTTGTCTAGCCCCGTTTGCTAAAGCTGACAAATATATAGTGGGGCCTATGACCTGTACCCCACAGAGGGAAGGTCTTAAAGTCAAGTTCAGTGATATAAAGATTACCGAACCCGCTGATGATATTTTAC